In the genome of Pseudomonadota bacterium, the window GTTTTATACCTCCGGGCAGGCAAAAAAGGCCACTGAGGCGAACATATGCTACAGCCAAACTCATGGACAAGAGTCCCGGGAACCTTTGAAGTTGATATATACCCCATAATCCGCAAACCCTCTATTGTATGTTCCAGCACCTCCATATTAAAAACACCGCGCCAGATGATTATCATCGATCCCGGCGGGGATGTTTCACAGATAGAGCATATCAGACGTATTGTGATGCAGGTGCTTAGAGAAGGAGCATTGTCTGTATACATCTTTCTTACCCATTGCCATAGAGCGGTAATTGATGATATTACATATTATAATTTTGAGCTACCCTTATTAAAAGCAGACAATATGCACGTTTGAAATTCTCCCGGCCTGGGCAGTAAAGGTTAGTTATCGTAAAGTTTCTTGCCCTTTATGGGTAAGTTTCATCTTGCAATTCAGGTGTCAAGCTATTATCATATCGGAAATACAATAAACAAAAGCCGAACAATAAACACATATTGTTTCTAAAGAGGAGGGTTGTATGACAAAAACGCTAACGGAAAAAAGCACAAAAACTGAAATACTGGATGCCTATAACGATCTGCTTGAAAAGATGAAAGAGCAGAAGGCTATGGATGGCAAGGCAGTCAAGAAGGAAGTTGAAGAAAAAGAGACCGTAAAGAAGGCTTCGCAGCATTCTATTGAAGGGATTGTAAAAAATCTCGCTGAACTCAAGCTGGAAATCATAAAATCCATGGACAGCCTGGGTGAAAGGCTCATTACGGAATATAAAAAATTGACAGAGTTGCAACAGGCCATTGAGATTGAAACGAAAGCGATTGAAGAGATGTACAGCATTAAGGCAGAGGCGGAATCACTGACGACGCTCCTTGTAGCCCAAAAGGAGAAGAAGGTTACCTTCGATGCTGAGATAGAGCAGAAGAAAACTAATTTTGAGAATGATATGACCGAGAAAAGACTCCTGTGGAAGAAAGAGCAGGAAGAATTCGAGTTTGCAAAAAAGGAGCGGGAGACACAGATCAAAAAGGAGAGACAGCGGGAGGAAGATGACTATCTGTACAACCTCCAGCTTAAACGAAAAAAAGAGACCGATGTCTATGAGGAGAAGAAAGCCACCCTTGAAAAGGCCCTTACGGAAAAGAAAGCGGCTTTGGAGAGGGAATTTGCTGAACGTGAAGCATCTCTTTCGAGCAGAGAGGATGAATTTGAAGAGTTGAAGGCAAAGGTTGAATCGTTCCCGAAAGAACTCGAAAAGGCAATTAAGGATACAGAAAAAACCGTAACTGAAAGATTGAGTTTTACCTATAAACATGGTACGGAGCTTGCTTCGAAAGAAATAGAAGGCGAAAGGAAGCTATACCAGCAGAAGGTTGCAGCCCTTGAAGCAAAGATTAAGGAGCAGGAAGACCTGGTTAAACAATTGACTCAGAAGTCGAACGAAGCAGGCCTTCAGGTACAGAATATTGCCATCAAGGCCATAGAGGGTGCTTCATTGCAGCGCATAACAGTTGAAAGGGAGAAGGTAAAAGAAGGGTAACGAAAGAAAGGTGAAAGGTGGAAGGGAAAAGGTACAACTTCAGGTAAGCAGGATATTCCCTTTTGACTCGCTGGTAAACCGCCCTATGATCCAGTAATTCAGTTGTAGCTTCGATGCCTTTTCTTCAAATTTCTGGATATCATCAGGGTGGATAGCCATGAGAAGACCCCCTGAAGTCTGCGGGTCAAAGAGGATGTCGTAAAAGAAATCATCTCTTTTGCTTTCCACATAAACTTTATAAAAATCCCTGTTCCTGTATAGGCCGCCGGGAATAAAACCCGTCCTTGCAAGTTCAACGGCTTCTTCGAAGTAGGGCAGTTTATCTGCAAACAGCTCAACGCCGATATATTCCTTGATCATCTCCTTGAGGTGACCGGCAAGACCGAAGCCTGTGACGTCTGTTGCCGCATGTGTCCTTACCGAGAGCATGACTTCCGCTGCCGTTTTATTAAGCGCTGCCATGACGTGAACAAGGCTGTTGGTTGATGCTTCACTCAAAAGGCCACCCTTAATCCCTGTATTCAAAATACCGGTGCCAAGGGGCTTGGTGAGGACAAGCAGATCCCCGGGCAATGCCCCTTCATTTTTCAGGATCTTATCCGGGTGCACGATGCCTGTTACCGAGAGTCCGTACTTTATCTCTTCATCATCAACGCTGTGGCCGCCCAGGAGGCTGGCGCCTGCTTCCCGTATCTTGTCAATGCCGCCCCGGATAATCTCTTTTAAAATGGCTATATCGAATTTTTTCACCGAAAAACAGACCATATTTAATGCTGTTTTCGGTATAGCACCCATGGCATAAATGTCGCTCATGGCATTGGCCGCTGCTATCTGCCCGAACCAGTATGGATCGTTTACAACAGGCGTGAAGAAGTCAATTGTCTGCACAAGGGCAATGTCGTCGGTAATTTTATATACCCCGGCGTCTTCAAAGCCTTCAATGCCTATAAGCACGTTTATGTCAGTAGGGATTTCAATCCCGCAGAGTATGTTTGTAAGGTCACCCGGACCTATCTTTGACGCTCAGCCGCCACCGCGTACGAATTTGGTTAACTCAACAGTCATATCCAGTTTACACTCCTTATTACCTTGCCCCTTTATTCAAGTACATCAAGTCTTAATCCGGTTATTTTTTCGAGTGTTTCAGTGTGAACCTTCTTAACGCCTGCATAATAACAGCAATTTACGCTATTGTAATTATTATCAAATACCCTTACTTTACCATCCTGAAAATTAATTCTTACATAGCAAAAACCGCCCGGGACTTCAGACCTGCGTTCTTCTATAACAACACCCGTACCCCATTTGGTAAATTTTTTATGGTAAACACGATCACCGACCCTCAGATATATTGCATAATCGCCCATGGTTATTTTATAGCACATAATAAAGACAGTGAAAAGTAGATAGTAGATAGTAAATAGTTATAGAAACATTTAAAAAATGCTATAATCAACATCACTCAATTCAGGAGGTCGTGTGCCGCTTTTATTCAAATCTCTCAACCACGGTGAAATTCCATTCGGGTTCTTTAATATTGAAACGGATATGATACTTCTAAACAACTATTTTTTCTTTGCCAGTGATTTTACAGGGCATATCATTGAAATGGCCGGTAAGAAGCCGAACGAACCATCAGATATGACCTGGGGCACCTATATTCTCGAAGAAAAGGATATCGGCAACCTTATGGCAGCGATAAGCGGGGTATACTTCAGCGGGTTTATAGGGGAGGTGTACGGACACTTCCCTTTTCCTCACGAACCGGAGAAGTTTAAACAAAATCCGGAAGGGTATAAAACCAGAGAGCTTATAGATGGTATCATTAAACGCTACGCTTCTTTAACGAAGATACCTGTGATTGTAACATTATCATCCCGGGAGATAAAAATAGGTGAGTACATATTCAGCAGGGTTGGATTCCATGAACTCTTAGCATATCTCTGGGTCGGAGGCTATCCACGCTGGAAGGATGGGATCAGGCCTGACTATATCCTGAAAATGAAAGAGAGTGTTATGCGGTCTACCCATCACCTGTTTGAAGGAATCAGGCTCGAATAAGGGTTCAAAGGCAAAAACATTGATTTTATTACCCATCACAGGTATATTGTAATAATGGACGATAATGATTTTATGGAAATGTGTCTGGAGGCGGCGGCGCAGGCGTTTGAGGAAGAAGAAGTGCCTGTTGGAGCAATTCTGGTTTCTCCGGAGAACGATGTTATATCGAAGACACATAACCTTACCATAAAAAGAAACTCGCCTGCTGCTCATGCCGAGATGCTTGCCATTGAAGCGGCATCGTGCGCCACCGGGAATTACAGATTGGTAAACTGTACTCTCTTTGTATCAAAAGAACCGTGTATCATGTGTGCCGGCGGAATTATGGAGGCAAGGATAAAACGTGTTGTATTTGGTTGTTTTGACTCAAAAAGAGGTGCATTCGGTTCACTCATCGACGTGAGCAAGCTTTCCCTTAACCATAAAGTGGAAGTTAAAGGTGGCGTTTTAAAAGAAAAGAGTGAAGCCTTACTAAAAAGATTTTTTCAGTTAAGGAGAGGTACCGAAGCGGTTGTAACGGGGCCGACTCGAAATCGGCTGTACGCCTGATAAGCGTACCGTGGGTTCGAATCCCACCCTCTCCGCCATAATAATTTAATAAAATCAAATACATAACATGGTAAGAATGTGGTAAGTGGGTGTGACCTTCCGTTTTTTTTATTTTTTCCCTTTTACAAGTTTTGGCTTAGTAGTTGTTTTTATTGCCAGGTTGTCGAGGCCATATTCCCTGAATTCTTCTTCATATTTTTTGATTAAAGGGATCTCTTTTTCGATGCGTTCTTCGTCGGACATCGTCTCAA includes:
- the selD gene encoding selenide, water dikinase SelD, which translates into the protein MGPGDLTNILCGIEIPTDINVLIGIEGFEDAGVYKITDDIALVQTIDFFTPVVNDPYWFGQIAAANAMSDIYAMGAIPKTALNMVCFSVKKFDIAILKEIIRGGIDKIREAGASLLGGHSVDDEEIKYGLSVTGIVHPDKILKNEGALPGDLLVLTKPLGTGILNTGIKGGLLSEASTNSLVHVMAALNKTAAEVMLSVRTHAATDVTGFGLAGHLKEMIKEYIGVELFADKLPYFEEAVELARTGFIPGGLYRNRDFYKVYVESKRDDFFYDILFDPQTSGGLLMAIHPDDIQKFEEKASKLQLNYWIIGRFTSESKGNILLT
- a CDS encoding DUF3553 domain-containing protein; the protein is MGDYAIYLRVGDRVYHKKFTKWGTGVVIEERRSEVPGGFCYVRINFQDGKVRVFDNNYNSVNCCYYAGVKKVHTETLEKITGLRLDVLE